Within the Bacillus pumilus genome, the region TTTGGATGCCAGTGCAGCTCACGAATGGCGCCTGGATCGACTTTCACTAGAGCAGAGGCAATCGTTTTAGACGCTTTGAAATTGGTAGAATCCGCAATCCACACTTGTCCACCGCTTGACGTAATCGGTTCTTGCTTTAACAACTCATATTTAAAGGAATTTGGGACTTCACCTTGCTCTGTTTTCACCTTGTCACACTCAAGGGAACCAGGAATTCCTTGCTGGAAAATATACTTCTCTTTCTCTGGCAGTTTCTCAAATTGCTCCTTTGTCATTCCAAAGTTTTGGAGCACAACTTCCTCTGGCGTATGGGCAAGCCAATCAGTCACTTGGAACGTACTATTTTCAGAGAAGGAACCATCATCAAACACAAGCAAGAATTCAGCTCCCGGTTCAAGTGCTTGAATAGAATGCGGCAAGCCGGAAGGGAAGTACCACAAATCACCCTCGGTCACATCCTCTGTAAAATTGCGTCCCTCTGCATCAACCGATGTAATTCGGGCTTCCCCATAAATCATGTACGCCCATTCCGCTTCTTTATGCCAGTGCAGCTCGCGAATTGCACCAGGCTTTAGCCGCATGTTCACAGAGGCAAGACTTTTAGAGATTGGCAGTTCACGTACCGTGACTTCTCTGGCGTAACCGCCTTTTTCTAAACGGTTGTGCGTATCAGAAAAAGAATATTTCATGTTGGGAACCGTTCCATGATCGGTTTCTGGTGGCGTGAGCATATCTGGGTTTTGTCTGTCTCGCTCGAGATTACGTGGAATTTTGACCGTTGCACCTTTTTCTCCTCGAATCGGCTGCGGTACACCATTTTGTTTTTCACTCATGATAAAATCCCCTTTCAACATCGTATTGTGTGAGGTGACAAAAGGTCTTTCATTTCGTCCTCGTTTTCATAAGGTGAAACGAATCAAGAAGATGTCAATCTGATTCATCATTTTTTTGAACAGCGACCAATCGTTGGATGAGTTTGCTTAATTCATCAAACTTTCGTTCAAAACGTGTCAGCAAGTAAACTGTCAAAATGGCAGGAAAGCCAGCTTGACCGAGCTGCTTCAGCCATTCCTCCGAAAAAAAGGTCTCCATTTGTCTCACCTCCCAGCGGATGCTCGTCTTCTCTATAAGTGGTATGAAAGAAGAAATAGGAAATCAAAGGGGGAGAAAATGAATCATTAGACCCGTCTCACAAAGTTTACTTTTTTTAACTTTTGTCCACTTAATGCAAGTAGAGAGAACAAAGGGGAGGATGCACATGGATTATCGGCTGTTATTGAAAGCAAAATGGAATGAAATCATTGATCACCCACTCATTCAGCAATTTTTAAGCAACCCTAAAAACCAGCAGCTGCTCCGGCAAGTCATGGAAGAGCCAAACGAAGAAAATGCGAAAAAACTAGATTCCGAGTTCAAGCAGTTTTATCAAAAAATCCGCATCATCAAGTATATTTCCACAATGATCCGCATCTTTTCAGTCGACTTTGACAAACGAGTCAAAAAAAAGCAGCAGCGTTTTCCGCTCATACTCGATCATCCTGATACGCAAGAAGTGAAAGATCCTGTTCAAACAGATACGTATGAAGCCGTGCTCTTCAACCAGCAAGACTTAGGGGAGCACCTGCAAGACAAAAGATTGTACAAGGCCTACCAGCAGCTCACAGACAAACAAAAAATGGTCTTAACCCATATTTATGTTGAAGGTCAAACAATGAAAGAAATAGCCGACCGGCTAGGCGAAACGAGACAAAACATCTCAAACATCCACAAAAAAGCGCTCAACAAACTAAAAGAAGAAACAGGGGGAGATGTCCGTGAACGAAGAAAAAATGACGAATGGAGAAATGGAAGAACTCATTGAAACCTTCACACCCATGATCAAAAAGAAACTACAAAACACGGCATATCAAGAAAGAGAAGACCTCGAACAAGAACTCTATATCAAACTTATCGAAAAAATAGACCGGCTAATTTACCAAGAAGGACCTGGATTTTGGGAGTTTATTGTGGAATATATGACGAAGTTGTAAGAATTGTAAGCACAAAAAAAGACTCGCTCACACAGAGCCGAGTCTTAATTTTTTTTGCAGTTTTTCTTCACTGAAAATCCAGCCAGTATAGGAATTTTTGATTTGGTGGTCCATGTCGATATGGCAGATCGCGACGAAAGGATAGTGACCTTTGCTGCGGTAGCGTAAATCAATGAACCGCACCTCATAATGATCCTTGTATTTATCCACTTCCCACCGATAGACAGGGGAGAAGGAGAGAAAGGCTGAAATGTTTTCATCTTGCTTAGCAATTTTCATAATTTCGGTGTCAGGGACCGGCACCCGGTTAAAGGTGTCTAAAATGACGACCTCTCCATTCATACTGCGCCCAACATGGAAAGAGGATTTACATTTCACGGCAATGCGCCATTGTCTGAACTTCATCGTAGGCGAAATAATAATGTCTTCAATTTCATCAAATCGTGCACGCAGCTGACGTTTAATTTGAAGCTGCATAATCACCCTGACGATATAATAACAGAAAATCACGGCATACAGCGTAATAAAAGTATAGCCAGGATGTCCGCCAATCGCCCAAACGACAATGGCGACAAGGTGTGTAAAAAAGATGAATGGATCGAACGTGTTAATGATCCCAAGCGCTACCCACTTCTTTGAAAATGGACGAATGGCCTGTGTGCCGTATGCATTGAATATGTCGACAAACACATGAAGCACAACGGCTAATAGTGTCCATAACCAGAGGTGAAGTAAATTCGCCCCCGGCACGAATGGGAAAATCACAGCCGGAATTAGCAATGACCAAAACAGTACAGCTGGAATGGAATGTGTAAATCCTCGGTGATTTCTTATATAAACTGCATTATTTTTTAGTTTTAGCACAGTATCAATATCTGGTGCTTGGGAGCCGGCGATGGTCGCGATCATCACGGCATGTGCCATGTGTGGATCTGCGCTGACGGCTGGATCTAAAAGTGCAAGTCCCCCAAGAGAAATGCCCATTACTACATGAGTACCAGTATCCAATTGATTACCTCCTAGTTGTCATGCTTAGGAACAATCATACAAAGTATACGCCTTCTTTCAAGACTATGTGCAAAAGCACTTTTGCTTTGTCTTGATTTAATGTAACATGTTAACGTATCTACAAACAGTATACAACAAATAAGGTTCTTTTCAGAACGTTAGCCCTCGGTTCAATGAGAAGGAGTATAGATATGAAAGACATTCAAGAAAAGCTGGACCGCAAAGATATTGCGGGATTTCAGCATGATTTAATCGATTGGTACGAAAAAGAACAACGAACACTTCCGTGGCGTGAAAATCAAGATCCATACAGAGTCTGGGTATCAGAAGTGATGCTTCAGCAAACGAGAGTGGATACGGTCATTCCGTACTTCAACCGGTTTATGGAGCAATTCCCGACAGTGAAAGATCTTGCTTTAG harbors:
- the rsoA gene encoding sigma-O factor regulator RsoA, translated to MSVNEEKMTNGEMEELIETFTPMIKKKLQNTAYQEREDLEQELYIKLIEKIDRLIYQEGPGFWEFIVEYMTKL
- a CDS encoding metal-dependent hydrolase → MDTGTHVVMGISLGGLALLDPAVSADPHMAHAVMIATIAGSQAPDIDTVLKLKNNAVYIRNHRGFTHSIPAVLFWSLLIPAVIFPFVPGANLLHLWLWTLLAVVLHVFVDIFNAYGTQAIRPFSKKWVALGIINTFDPFIFFTHLVAIVVWAIGGHPGYTFITLYAVIFCYYIVRVIMQLQIKRQLRARFDEIEDIIISPTMKFRQWRIAVKCKSSFHVGRSMNGEVVILDTFNRVPVPDTEIMKIAKQDENISAFLSFSPVYRWEVDKYKDHYEVRFIDLRYRSKGHYPFVAICHIDMDHQIKNSYTGWIFSEEKLQKKLRLGSV
- a CDS encoding YvrJ family protein; translation: METFFSEEWLKQLGQAGFPAILTVYLLTRFERKFDELSKLIQRLVAVQKNDESD
- a CDS encoding sigma-70 family RNA polymerase sigma factor, which codes for MDYRLLLKAKWNEIIDHPLIQQFLSNPKNQQLLRQVMEEPNEENAKKLDSEFKQFYQKIRIIKYISTMIRIFSVDFDKRVKKKQQRFPLILDHPDTQEVKDPVQTDTYEAVLFNQQDLGEHLQDKRLYKAYQQLTDKQKMVLTHIYVEGQTMKEIADRLGETRQNISNIHKKALNKLKEETGGDVRERRKNDEWRNGRTH
- a CDS encoding oxalate decarboxylase family bicupin; the encoded protein is MSEKQNGVPQPIRGEKGATVKIPRNLERDRQNPDMLTPPETDHGTVPNMKYSFSDTHNRLEKGGYAREVTVRELPISKSLASVNMRLKPGAIRELHWHKEAEWAYMIYGEARITSVDAEGRNFTEDVTEGDLWYFPSGLPHSIQALEPGAEFLLVFDDGSFSENSTFQVTDWLAHTPEEVVLQNFGMTKEQFEKLPEKEKYIFQQGIPGSLECDKVKTEQGEVPNSFKYELLKQEPITSSGGQVWIADSTNFKASKTIASALVKVDPGAIRELHWHPNTDEWQYFISGKARMTVFASDGHARTFNYQAGDVGYVPFAMGHYVENTGDEPLYFLEIFKSDHYADISLNQWLAVTPKQLVLDHLDQGEEFLKLLDTEKHPVIAAPKKED